The following proteins are encoded in a genomic region of Leptospira kirschneri serovar Cynopteri str. 3522 CT:
- a CDS encoding glutamyl-tRNA reductase, protein MWSTLRVYHSTQKDRENLEIPGSYSWSTCMRTIWITDSRIHREPSGLPITLEKYSGYQGYRFVLEVISGLHSKLLGETEVLSQFRNKFKILPSSAFGEYLARLRDSLIQDSRSVRSRYLQNIGEQSYGGLANKYLKDYDSVSILGTGQLAEKILPWLKHRNVLLVGRNQKRILELSKQFSVSIKLLNEWDPADRAIVIAAPIDLSSCMNSITRGTVVVDFREVPLEKDWPDTISYISFAEMLDSIRETEERTWRIRKMLQPFLDELIEERELEAQQFIFGWEELTCPAF, encoded by the coding sequence ATGTGGTCCACTCTGAGAGTTTATCATTCGACTCAAAAAGATCGGGAAAATTTAGAAATTCCAGGTTCTTATTCTTGGTCTACTTGTATGCGTACAATTTGGATCACAGACAGTAGAATTCATCGTGAACCTTCCGGTCTTCCGATTACTTTGGAAAAATATTCCGGTTATCAAGGATACCGTTTTGTTCTAGAGGTTATCTCTGGCCTTCATTCCAAACTTTTAGGTGAAACGGAAGTTCTCTCTCAATTTAGAAATAAGTTTAAAATTCTCCCCTCCTCTGCTTTTGGAGAATATCTTGCAAGACTCAGAGATTCTCTCATTCAAGATTCGAGAAGTGTCCGTTCCCGTTATCTTCAAAATATAGGGGAACAATCTTACGGTGGGCTTGCAAATAAATATCTCAAGGACTACGATTCCGTTTCTATTTTAGGAACGGGACAACTCGCGGAAAAAATTCTTCCTTGGTTAAAACATCGAAATGTACTTCTTGTTGGTCGGAATCAAAAACGTATATTAGAACTTTCTAAACAATTTAGCGTGTCTATAAAATTATTAAACGAATGGGATCCTGCCGATAGAGCAATCGTGATTGCGGCTCCTATCGATCTTAGCAGTTGTATGAATTCTATCACGAGAGGTACGGTTGTAGTAGATTTTAGGGAAGTTCCTCTGGAAAAAGATTGGCCTGATACGATTTCGTATATATCTTTCGCCGAAATGTTGGATTCTATTCGTGAGACCGAAGAAAGAACTTGGCGGATTCGAAAAATGCTCCAGCCGTTTTTAGACGAACTTATAGAAGAAAGAGAGTTAGAAGCTCAGCAATTCATTTTCGGTTGGGAAGAACTGACTTGTCCCGCGTTTTAA
- the hemB gene encoding porphobilinogen synthase — METKHRRIRLNARLRNLASSESLNSKKLIQPIFIVEGLKEKEKMDSLPGVFRDTESSVLKQVESDLKVGVTHFILFLIPEFKSNSEIPKSFYERSIFSLKKKFPETFLWIDTCMCSLTTHGHCGLLHSDGSIDNHTSVKHLSDIALVYAQSGADGIAPSDMMDGRVKSHRAILDVNGFSNIPILSYSTKFKSNFYGPFRAAADSAPAQGDRSSYQIDVRNREDAVLSSIRDKEEGADFLMVKPGMTSIDLIGPIREKTGLPTGVYQVSGEYASIHYLSQNGFCDFDSALSETWQIFSRAGASYLITYAARRGKEVLS; from the coding sequence TTGGAAACCAAACACAGAAGAATCCGCCTTAACGCTAGACTTAGAAATCTTGCGTCTTCGGAAAGTTTAAATTCAAAAAAACTAATACAGCCTATCTTTATCGTAGAGGGTTTGAAAGAAAAAGAAAAAATGGATTCTCTGCCTGGGGTTTTCAGAGATACAGAATCTTCTGTCCTAAAACAGGTGGAATCGGATCTCAAAGTGGGAGTGACTCATTTTATACTCTTTCTTATTCCAGAGTTTAAATCCAATTCGGAAATTCCTAAGTCTTTCTATGAACGTTCCATTTTTTCTTTAAAGAAAAAATTTCCAGAAACCTTTCTGTGGATAGATACCTGTATGTGTTCTCTTACCACTCACGGTCATTGTGGACTTTTGCATTCGGATGGAAGTATCGATAATCATACTTCCGTAAAACATCTTTCGGATATTGCTTTGGTTTACGCGCAGTCCGGCGCAGACGGAATCGCACCAAGTGATATGATGGACGGAAGAGTCAAAAGTCATCGTGCGATTTTAGATGTAAACGGATTTTCGAATATTCCAATTTTAAGTTATTCTACTAAATTCAAAAGTAATTTTTACGGGCCGTTTCGTGCGGCGGCGGATTCTGCTCCGGCTCAAGGGGATCGTTCTTCGTATCAAATAGACGTTCGAAACCGGGAGGACGCCGTTCTTTCTTCTATACGTGATAAAGAAGAAGGTGCGGACTTTCTGATGGTTAAACCAGGAATGACCTCCATTGATCTTATCGGTCCGATCCGTGAAAAAACGGGACTCCCCACGGGAGTTTATCAAGTTAGTGGAGAATACGCTTCGATCCATTATCTTTCACAAAACGGTTTTTGTGATTTTGATTCTGCGTTATCCGAAACCTGGCAGATTTTTTCGAGGGCAGGAGCTTCTTATCTGATTACGTATGCCGCTAGAAGAGGTAAGGAGGTTTTATCTTGA
- a CDS encoding sensor histidine kinase, translating into MFYLWKNSRIFFAIIWLLITVSLGIWWFLLGLKLTNTVAGLSAKLDASAASESLLVLERQSRMIKMEGTFFLSMLLLGGITLIWLSYRDVRRNKMIHDFFSTVTHEMKTPLASLRLQAESLQEESPNRHEKKLIHRLLKDSVRIESQMNRAMYLASLTRSEILYIERTNVRSVFLSVGEDFPELKIDLSRLEDVFVPADRKALESIFKNLAENSLKHGKANVLKVVSEKQIPNQILITITDNGSGFDGKYKNLGIPFQKHGSTSGTGIGLYIIKKLMKKMKGSMRIMPQVSGFRVDLILPEEPVR; encoded by the coding sequence ATGTTTTATCTTTGGAAAAATTCTAGGATTTTTTTTGCGATCATCTGGCTTTTGATCACGGTTTCTTTGGGAATATGGTGGTTTTTGCTGGGTCTTAAACTTACAAATACTGTGGCCGGTCTCAGCGCAAAACTAGACGCGTCCGCGGCTTCGGAAAGTCTTTTGGTTTTGGAAAGACAGAGTAGAATGATCAAAATGGAAGGTACTTTTTTTCTCTCCATGCTTTTGTTAGGAGGTATAACACTAATTTGGTTATCCTATCGAGACGTTCGTAGGAACAAAATGATTCACGATTTTTTTTCTACTGTAACACATGAAATGAAAACTCCTTTAGCCAGTCTTAGGCTTCAGGCGGAAAGTCTACAGGAAGAGTCACCGAATCGTCACGAAAAAAAACTCATTCATAGATTGCTTAAAGACTCGGTACGAATCGAATCTCAAATGAATCGTGCGATGTATCTTGCAAGCCTGACAAGATCAGAAATTCTTTATATAGAAAGAACGAATGTACGCTCCGTGTTTCTTTCTGTAGGTGAGGATTTCCCGGAATTAAAAATAGACCTTTCTCGTTTGGAGGATGTGTTTGTTCCTGCAGATAGAAAAGCATTGGAAAGTATTTTTAAAAATCTAGCGGAAAATTCCTTAAAACACGGAAAAGCGAACGTCTTAAAAGTGGTTTCAGAAAAACAAATACCAAATCAGATTTTGATAACGATTACGGATAACGGATCCGGCTTTGACGGAAAGTATAAAAACTTGGGAATTCCATTTCAAAAACACGGAAGTACAAGTGGGACCGGCATTGGTTTATATATTATAAAAAAGTTAATGAAAAAAATGAAAGGTTCCATGCGGATCATGCCGCAAGTTTCCGGGTTTAGAGTAGATTTGATTCTTCCGGAGGAACCTGTTCGATGA
- a CDS encoding response regulator transcription factor, whose protein sequence is MRAKLLLVEDDRSLGETLQERLEKEGYEVLWTVSAVSAKKLVKEEKPHLILLDVRLPDGDGFTLAEELKESKDCPPFLFLTAQAGAPERLRGFELGAEEFIPKPFHLKELLLRVKHVLESHKHSLEETRFLYKDFMLDFQGFQIKRGAEEFPLSKRDCALLHFLVSERNRTVSRAEILDKLWGEESFPTNRTIDNSIVRLRQAFGKEGEKVIRSVRGVGYQWTGEIKNAE, encoded by the coding sequence ATGAGAGCCAAACTTTTGTTAGTCGAAGACGACCGTTCCCTTGGAGAAACTCTACAGGAACGTTTGGAAAAAGAAGGATACGAGGTTCTTTGGACCGTCTCCGCTGTTTCTGCAAAAAAGTTGGTTAAGGAAGAAAAACCTCATCTAATTCTTTTAGATGTACGTCTTCCGGATGGGGACGGTTTTACTCTTGCGGAAGAGTTGAAAGAAAGTAAGGACTGTCCTCCGTTTTTATTTTTAACCGCACAGGCAGGCGCTCCGGAAAGACTCAGAGGATTTGAGTTAGGCGCTGAGGAATTTATACCAAAACCGTTTCACCTCAAAGAGTTACTTTTAAGAGTCAAACACGTATTAGAATCTCATAAACATTCCTTGGAAGAGACCAGATTTCTATATAAGGATTTTATGTTGGACTTTCAAGGATTTCAGATCAAAAGAGGAGCTGAAGAATTTCCTCTTTCTAAAAGAGACTGTGCCCTACTCCATTTTTTAGTGAGCGAAAGAAATAGAACGGTCAGTCGTGCAGAAATTTTAGATAAACTCTGGGGAGAAGAAAGTTTTCCTACCAATCGAACGATAGACAATTCGATCGTAAGACTCAGGCAGGCTTTCGGAAAAGAAGGAGAAAAAGTAATCCGATCTGTGAGAGGAGTCGGTTATCAGTGGACCGGAGAAATCAAAAATGCCGAATGA
- a CDS encoding Cof-type HAD-IIB family hydrolase, producing MSFDPTQIHTIAVDLDGTLLNSKSRISSLTHAVLQKAIDQGKNLVIATGRRFYSTFGFAKEFKGELHVVSNNGQILRKSPSAERISESYLRLEVVQKILQIGKEFHTPPILHVDQFEEGVDMLTEIPITHKAYHNYSGGDHSRTKAIGDFLSADLEKILVVCFLSLHKEDLDSLICKIHSLPESCELRCILTKIPGVSYCVEIINASVSKWSGISRFLSLKGLDGKGVISFGDERNDLEMILHSGVGFAMKNAIPEIKNSTRHVTRYSNEEDGVALALVENRVVLF from the coding sequence ATGTCTTTTGACCCTACTCAAATTCATACCATCGCAGTCGATTTAGACGGAACCCTTCTCAATTCTAAAAGTAGAATTTCTTCTTTAACACACGCAGTTCTTCAAAAGGCGATTGATCAAGGAAAAAATTTAGTAATCGCTACTGGAAGAAGATTCTATTCCACTTTCGGTTTTGCAAAAGAATTCAAAGGAGAACTTCACGTAGTGTCCAACAATGGACAGATTTTACGTAAATCTCCGAGTGCAGAAAGAATTTCCGAAAGTTATTTGAGGTTAGAAGTCGTTCAAAAAATTCTTCAAATAGGAAAAGAGTTTCATACTCCTCCTATCTTACACGTAGATCAATTTGAAGAAGGTGTGGATATGCTTACCGAAATTCCGATTACCCATAAAGCATATCATAATTATTCCGGTGGAGATCACTCTAGAACAAAGGCGATCGGAGATTTTCTTTCCGCGGATCTTGAAAAAATTTTAGTCGTCTGTTTTCTTTCTCTTCATAAAGAAGATTTAGATTCTCTCATCTGTAAAATTCATTCTCTTCCGGAGTCGTGTGAACTTAGATGTATTCTCACTAAAATTCCTGGTGTTTCTTATTGTGTAGAAATCATCAATGCCTCTGTATCTAAGTGGTCTGGGATTTCCAGATTTCTTTCCTTAAAAGGTTTGGATGGAAAAGGTGTGATCTCTTTCGGAGACGAAAGGAATGATCTTGAAATGATTCTTCATTCCGGCGTCGGTTTTGCGATGAAAAACGCGATTCCTGAAATCAAAAATTCCACAAGACACGTTACGCGATATAGCAATGAAGAGGATGGGGTCGCCCTGGCTTTAGTGGAAAATAGGGTCGTTCTTTTTTGA
- the hemL gene encoding glutamate-1-semialdehyde 2,1-aminomutase produces the protein MSQNKPASKLISDFWKGKTSEELFERAKKVSPGGVHSPVRSFRSVGGTPVFFASAKGATLTDISGKEYIDYCLSFGPLILGHRDPEVEEVVRDTVGIAWSFGAAEPYSLELAELISSQVPWAEKVRFVNSGTEAVMSALRVARAATEREKILKFDGCYHGHLDSLLVKAGSGLAGESSSDSAGISAMSIENTLVLPLDDETSVEKVFETEGKNIAALIIEPLPANYGLLVQRKEFLLKIVEIAKKYGTLVVFDEVISGFRTGFQGMSGLLGICPDLVTYGKIIGGGFPVGCYAGRRDLLDLVAPSGPVYQAGTLSANPFGMRAGLATLKKAQRDSIYSVLDDRTKVFTNEMIKLLNKRSDQEWEAVVHSSLFWFRKKTQQPVRRIDLIPEGHKESFAKVFHTFLKNGIYLAPSGYEVGFLSWAHNDDVIAKTLEIADKALKTF, from the coding sequence TTGAGCCAGAACAAACCAGCTTCTAAATTGATCTCCGATTTTTGGAAAGGAAAAACTTCCGAAGAACTTTTTGAAAGAGCAAAAAAAGTTTCCCCCGGAGGAGTTCATTCTCCGGTCCGTTCGTTTCGCTCAGTGGGAGGTACACCCGTATTTTTTGCTTCGGCAAAAGGAGCAACGTTAACCGACATATCTGGTAAAGAGTATATTGATTACTGTTTGAGTTTTGGTCCTTTGATTTTGGGCCACAGAGATCCGGAAGTAGAAGAAGTGGTTCGTGATACCGTTGGAATTGCCTGGAGTTTCGGAGCTGCAGAGCCCTACTCTCTTGAACTGGCGGAATTGATTTCAAGTCAAGTTCCTTGGGCAGAAAAAGTTCGTTTTGTAAATTCAGGAACCGAAGCGGTGATGAGTGCGCTTCGTGTTGCACGAGCCGCTACTGAGAGGGAAAAAATTTTAAAATTCGACGGATGTTATCACGGTCATTTAGACTCTCTTCTTGTAAAGGCCGGTTCCGGACTTGCAGGAGAATCTTCTTCTGATAGCGCCGGGATTTCTGCAATGTCTATTGAGAACACTCTAGTGTTGCCTTTGGACGACGAGACTTCCGTAGAAAAAGTGTTTGAAACGGAAGGAAAAAATATAGCCGCTTTGATCATAGAGCCTCTTCCGGCTAACTATGGTTTGTTGGTCCAAAGAAAGGAATTCCTTTTAAAGATCGTAGAGATCGCTAAAAAGTATGGAACGTTAGTTGTGTTTGACGAGGTTATTTCCGGATTTAGGACCGGTTTTCAAGGTATGTCCGGTTTACTTGGAATTTGTCCCGATTTAGTTACGTATGGCAAAATTATAGGCGGAGGATTTCCTGTCGGCTGTTACGCGGGTAGAAGGGATCTTTTGGATCTGGTCGCTCCTTCTGGTCCGGTTTATCAAGCGGGTACTCTGAGCGCAAATCCGTTTGGAATGAGGGCCGGGCTCGCCACTTTAAAAAAAGCACAAAGAGATTCCATTTATTCAGTGTTAGATGATAGAACTAAGGTTTTTACAAACGAAATGATCAAACTTCTGAACAAAAGATCAGATCAAGAATGGGAGGCCGTGGTACATTCTTCCTTATTTTGGTTTCGGAAAAAAACACAACAACCAGTGCGTAGAATCGATCTGATTCCAGAAGGGCATAAGGAAAGTTTTGCAAAAGTATTTCATACTTTTCTAAAGAACGGAATTTATCTCGCTCCTTCCGGTTACGAAGTGGGATTTTTATCTTGGGCGCATAATGATGACGTTATCGCAAAAACTTTAGAGATTGCGGATAAGGCTCTTAAAACGTTCTAA
- a CDS encoding DUF1564 domain-containing protein: protein MDILLLDDGQKIESALVEGSVGTDSLLVPDVYWNRLNLQERKALRGKLPFLLRKYSKQIASMKRLHNRAGKIKYNRDVGKMKKFSIRVHTGVWATLGVLAAAHGVSRCYLFNYMLWLEDLGGKEDFFVKSLNRGVPSFHWTYEMTWKINRRQNLISRELKFEPNPMTDKYPYYLKE from the coding sequence ATGGACATTCTTTTATTGGACGACGGTCAAAAAATTGAATCTGCTTTGGTGGAAGGTTCTGTTGGTACAGATTCTCTTTTAGTTCCAGATGTTTATTGGAATCGTTTGAATCTTCAAGAAAGAAAAGCGCTTCGGGGTAAACTTCCTTTTTTGTTGAGAAAATATTCTAAGCAGATCGCTTCTATGAAACGTCTTCATAACCGGGCGGGTAAAATCAAATACAATCGAGACGTTGGTAAAATGAAGAAGTTTAGTATTCGAGTTCATACCGGTGTTTGGGCTACTTTAGGTGTGCTGGCAGCGGCTCATGGGGTTTCGAGGTGTTATCTTTTTAATTATATGCTTTGGCTGGAAGACCTTGGTGGAAAGGAGGATTTTTTTGTGAAAAGTTTGAACCGGGGAGTTCCTAGCTTTCACTGGACTTACGAAATGACTTGGAAGATCAACAGGAGACAAAATCTCATTTCAAGAGAATTAAAATTCGAACCAAACCCGATGACGGATAAATACCCATACTACCTAAAAGAATAA
- a CDS encoding 1,4-dihydroxy-6-naphthoate synthase, which produces MEFSLAYSPCPNDTFLFYHLTKGKATEQFQVREELHDVEQLNRAAFQGKYQVTKLSFAAYFSVMDRYSILDSGSALGKNCGPILVYKKEKNPGSPKGKKILIPGELTTANLLLKLFLNNDFHPIPVRYDKIIPLLLSGESDLGVLIHEERFTYEKQGLSKLQDLGEWWEETTGKHIPLGAIAFQRKIEKRWKENFDSALKLSLDLAYKNRETTYAYILKHSQDTTREVVDSHIDLYVNQFTRSLGTEGRDSILTLYQKGVSAGFLPPGKEKELF; this is translated from the coding sequence ATGGAATTCAGTTTAGCCTATTCTCCCTGTCCAAACGATACGTTTTTATTCTACCACCTAACGAAAGGCAAGGCGACGGAACAATTTCAAGTTCGCGAAGAACTTCACGACGTAGAACAATTAAACCGAGCCGCATTCCAAGGGAAATACCAAGTAACTAAACTTTCTTTTGCAGCGTATTTTTCGGTAATGGATCGATATTCCATATTAGATTCCGGCTCCGCGCTGGGCAAAAATTGTGGACCGATACTCGTTTATAAAAAAGAAAAAAATCCAGGAAGCCCCAAGGGAAAAAAAATTCTCATTCCGGGAGAATTGACAACTGCGAATCTTCTTCTAAAACTTTTTCTAAATAACGATTTTCATCCGATTCCGGTCCGTTATGACAAAATCATTCCACTTCTTTTGTCGGGAGAATCGGACTTAGGAGTTTTGATTCATGAAGAAAGGTTCACCTATGAAAAACAAGGTCTATCTAAACTACAAGACCTAGGAGAATGGTGGGAAGAAACAACAGGCAAACACATTCCGTTAGGCGCCATTGCGTTCCAAAGAAAGATAGAAAAAAGATGGAAGGAAAATTTCGATTCCGCTTTAAAATTAAGTCTAGATCTTGCTTATAAAAATCGAGAAACAACTTACGCATACATTCTCAAACATTCTCAGGATACTACACGAGAAGTCGTAGATTCACATATCGATCTTTATGTGAATCAATTTACCCGTTCTCTTGGAACCGAAGGCAGAGACTCAATTCTCACATTGTATCAGAAAGGGGTAAGCGCTGGTTTTTTACCACCCGGAAAAGAAAAAGAACTCTTTTAA
- a CDS encoding hydroxymethylbilane synthase produces the protein MSRVLKIGSRKSSLAKLQTYLVLEALKKKFPEIKVELFFREASGDQDLQTPLWKMGTKGVFTQDLTADLVEKKVDIVIHSWKDLDLEERPDTTVVGVLDRADPRDVLLWKKSSLSKYSPSVLKIHTSSPRREYNLRKFLSSSLPSRYANSSLVFLPIRGNIQTRIRKWKESDSDGLVLAKAALDRLLSEDFLNSDELEYQEIRKFLKDSLDESVYQIFPLSLNPTAPGQGAIAAEVRTEDDWVLDRIRTLSKSEVVLAVEEERKILKRFGGGCHQKIGVSILQKTYGKILYQRGFSDSGEVLEVEEQFSKISAPPADSVYRVYPVPGEAVKQKRTPLDSSNGLIFSEDGQKDRTILPAELILKDWLVTRGNAFPDLNPVLEHTGLIWTSGLKTWFQLAQRDIWVHGSLDALGEDELPKHSIFGKSLDFVKCTHIGSTEIASDLGRVLTYQTQAMEDHPDLSEKTHFFWMSASQFDRALSIFPQICNGFHACGPGITYSHIRKVLGKSANLSIFIRYESWLASLGLEEFKGKKIGNQTQKNPP, from the coding sequence TTGTCCCGCGTTTTAAAGATAGGTTCTCGTAAAAGTTCACTTGCGAAACTTCAAACGTATCTTGTACTCGAAGCCTTAAAGAAAAAGTTTCCTGAAATTAAAGTAGAACTTTTTTTCCGAGAAGCCTCCGGGGATCAGGACTTACAAACTCCTCTTTGGAAAATGGGAACCAAAGGAGTTTTTACACAAGACCTTACCGCGGATCTTGTAGAAAAAAAAGTGGATATAGTCATTCATTCTTGGAAGGACTTGGATTTGGAAGAGCGTCCGGATACTACGGTCGTAGGAGTTTTGGACCGTGCGGATCCAAGAGACGTTCTTCTTTGGAAAAAATCCTCCCTTTCTAAATATTCTCCTTCGGTTTTAAAAATCCATACGTCTTCTCCGAGAAGAGAATATAACTTAAGAAAATTCTTAAGTTCTTCTTTGCCTTCTCGTTATGCCAATTCGTCTCTTGTTTTTTTGCCCATCCGTGGAAATATTCAGACTAGAATCCGCAAATGGAAAGAATCGGATTCGGACGGTCTCGTTCTTGCTAAGGCGGCCTTGGATCGGCTTTTGTCGGAAGATTTTTTAAATTCGGACGAATTAGAATATCAAGAAATACGAAAGTTTTTAAAAGATTCTTTGGATGAATCCGTCTATCAGATTTTTCCCCTTTCTTTGAACCCCACCGCTCCGGGACAGGGTGCGATTGCTGCGGAGGTGCGGACCGAAGACGATTGGGTTTTAGATAGGATTCGAACTTTGAGCAAATCGGAAGTTGTTTTGGCGGTGGAGGAAGAGAGAAAAATTTTAAAACGTTTCGGGGGCGGTTGTCATCAAAAGATAGGGGTTTCTATTCTTCAGAAAACGTATGGAAAAATTCTATACCAAAGAGGTTTTTCCGATTCCGGCGAGGTTTTAGAAGTTGAAGAACAGTTTTCTAAAATTTCTGCCCCTCCTGCGGATTCCGTATATAGGGTATATCCAGTTCCAGGAGAAGCGGTCAAACAAAAAAGAACTCCATTAGATTCTTCTAATGGATTGATCTTTTCCGAAGATGGTCAAAAAGATAGAACAATCCTTCCGGCGGAGTTGATTTTAAAGGATTGGCTTGTAACTAGAGGCAATGCATTCCCCGATTTAAATCCTGTTTTAGAACATACGGGTCTTATTTGGACTTCCGGCCTAAAAACCTGGTTCCAACTTGCTCAAAGAGATATTTGGGTTCATGGTTCTTTGGACGCTCTTGGGGAAGATGAACTCCCGAAACATTCCATTTTTGGAAAGTCTTTGGACTTTGTAAAATGTACTCATATAGGTTCTACCGAGATCGCTTCCGACTTGGGAAGAGTTCTTACGTATCAAACTCAGGCGATGGAAGATCACCCTGATCTTTCCGAAAAGACCCATTTTTTTTGGATGAGCGCGTCTCAGTTTGATAGGGCGCTTTCTATTTTTCCTCAAATCTGCAACGGGTTTCACGCTTGTGGTCCCGGAATCACTTACTCTCATATCCGAAAGGTTTTGGGAAAATCCGCAAATTTATCTATCTTTATACGTTACGAGTCCTGGCTTGCAAGTCTGGGACTGGAAGAATTCAAAGGAAAAAAAATTGGAAACCAAACACAGAAGAATCCGCCTTAA
- the metF gene encoding methylenetetrahydrofolate reductase [NAD(P)H], whose translation MKKVSEIYGSTKGPVYSFEFFPPKTPEGDLKLMETVKELSLLNPDFITVTYGAGGSTRDKTAQILSRISKNYSFPTVSHFTCVGSDKGQILETLKWIRSSGIVNLMALRGDPPKGEGEFKKVENGFENATELVSFIRSEKLDFCIGGGCYPEKHPNAKTLEEDVRNLKLKVDAGTDFLVSQLFFVNPIFENFLNLVRKVGIQVPVIPGIMPITSFSQIDRFRSMAGCEFPSSLIQDLQEVEHRPEEFYRRSLNFSVKQCRELLAMGVPGIHLYTLNQSHASYDIVRELKGESV comes from the coding sequence ATGAAAAAAGTATCTGAAATTTACGGTTCTACAAAGGGACCGGTGTATTCGTTTGAGTTCTTTCCTCCAAAAACTCCGGAAGGAGATTTGAAATTGATGGAGACCGTGAAAGAGTTATCACTACTCAATCCGGACTTTATTACGGTTACATATGGAGCGGGAGGTTCTACAAGAGACAAAACCGCACAGATTTTATCTCGGATTTCTAAGAATTATTCTTTTCCTACGGTTTCTCATTTTACTTGTGTGGGGAGTGACAAAGGCCAGATTTTGGAAACTTTAAAATGGATCCGATCATCCGGGATTGTAAACTTGATGGCATTGCGAGGAGATCCGCCAAAAGGAGAAGGAGAATTTAAAAAAGTAGAAAATGGTTTTGAGAATGCAACTGAACTCGTTTCTTTTATTCGTTCTGAAAAGTTGGATTTTTGTATCGGTGGCGGTTGTTATCCTGAAAAACATCCGAACGCAAAAACTTTAGAAGAAGACGTGAGAAATTTAAAACTAAAGGTGGACGCAGGAACTGATTTTTTAGTATCTCAACTTTTTTTTGTGAATCCTATTTTTGAAAACTTTTTGAATTTAGTTCGAAAGGTCGGAATTCAAGTTCCTGTTATTCCAGGGATAATGCCGATCACTTCTTTTTCTCAGATAGATAGATTTCGTTCTATGGCCGGTTGTGAGTTCCCCTCTTCTCTCATCCAAGATTTGCAAGAAGTGGAACATCGTCCCGAGGAATTTTACAGAAGAAGTTTAAACTTTTCCGTAAAACAATGTAGAGAGTTGTTGGCGATGGGAGTTCCCGGAATTCATCTTTATACTCTCAATCAATCGCACGCTAGTTACGACATCGTAAGAGAACTCAAAGGTGAATCTGTTTAA